In Hydrogenovibrio thermophilus, the following are encoded in one genomic region:
- a CDS encoding ABC transporter permease gives MKGYWQDAWTASLWFWRGLKRGDWVWLLLAVVIASASVTFVEQLGKTVKDSMLRQAANDLGADYVLRSSRTIDDQWTTLAGELDLQTAQTETLVTMALSGGRFQLVRLKGVSSNYPLRNYQNRFPAVMPSDKTSEQRSVWVESALIPLMQLQDDSTITLGKTEFALGGTFQPLGAAGGMGAFSHQMVIPLADMAATELKGPGSRVEYELALIGTPNAIERFAEAVDAEQNPHLQSLSAQAPSQDLAQSLDTAWLFLELSALSAVLVAGLSILIASRFYLQRWQNSIALMRAFGAQRAQMTRLFAFQLSWLAIIASGVGVALGAGLFQASLPLLWDYFDPLVPAYQPSIYVHGFLMGFLVLWSFAWQAYRHAVSTSPMQLLKNLSRQPQMRQWLVSLGLILLVVMLMTGYVWWVLVGLVAAGVVLYLAALGLLRFVGWLQRRSRGWLKLSLAALLREPGLVKIQLISMGLVLFVLMLMTFVRHDLMANWQASLPANTPDTFIVNVQPDQKDTVQTVLKGDGIETNLVPMARGRLVAVNDEPIRAQEQESNRARRLLERESNIAVLETPPAYNEMLAESEPKHGLPQVSLEEGMAELFGLQLNDVLTFSFSGQDWRYEVTSIRKVQWQSFRLNFFFIVQPEADRLLPISYIGNFALADRSVDVNALTQQLAQQAPGVLLIDARRILTQVQTIMSQASWAVSGLYGFTLLASLIVLFTATMASQQTRVQSWLLLRTLGATQRDITKIGLMEFILLGALAGLLAATFAQLAGLAVNQFVLEVSPEWNPELWVISVVSGAMILWLIGWLTQKRYLRLSPRRMAQKWSD, from the coding sequence ATGAAAGGTTACTGGCAAGATGCTTGGACAGCTTCGCTGTGGTTTTGGCGCGGACTGAAACGCGGCGATTGGGTATGGTTATTGTTGGCGGTGGTGATTGCCAGCGCCTCGGTGACGTTTGTGGAGCAGCTCGGTAAAACCGTGAAGGATTCCATGTTGCGCCAAGCCGCCAATGACTTGGGTGCGGATTATGTGTTGCGCAGTTCCCGGACGATTGACGACCAGTGGACAACCTTGGCCGGCGAACTGGATTTGCAAACCGCGCAAACCGAAACGCTGGTGACCATGGCCTTGAGTGGAGGACGTTTCCAGTTGGTGCGCCTCAAAGGGGTATCGTCAAATTATCCGTTACGCAATTATCAAAACCGTTTTCCGGCTGTAATGCCATCGGATAAAACCTCTGAACAGCGAAGTGTCTGGGTGGAGTCGGCGTTGATTCCGTTAATGCAATTGCAAGACGACAGCACTATTACGCTGGGGAAAACCGAATTTGCCTTGGGCGGTACCTTCCAGCCGTTGGGCGCGGCCGGAGGCATGGGCGCCTTTTCGCACCAAATGGTGATTCCGCTGGCGGATATGGCCGCCACGGAATTGAAAGGGCCGGGCAGTCGTGTCGAATACGAATTGGCCTTGATTGGAACACCGAACGCGATTGAGCGTTTTGCCGAGGCCGTGGACGCGGAACAGAATCCGCATCTTCAAAGTTTATCCGCGCAAGCGCCATCGCAGGATTTGGCGCAATCGCTGGACACGGCCTGGCTGTTTTTGGAGTTGTCGGCCTTGTCCGCTGTGTTGGTGGCGGGCTTATCGATTCTGATTGCCAGCCGTTTTTATTTGCAGCGTTGGCAAAATTCCATCGCCCTGATGCGGGCCTTCGGCGCGCAACGCGCTCAGATGACCCGTTTGTTCGCGTTTCAGCTGAGCTGGCTGGCGATTATCGCCAGCGGTGTTGGTGTGGCGCTGGGGGCCGGTTTGTTTCAAGCCAGTTTGCCGTTGCTGTGGGATTACTTCGATCCGCTGGTGCCGGCGTATCAACCGTCGATTTATGTGCATGGCTTTTTGATGGGCTTTTTGGTGTTGTGGAGTTTTGCCTGGCAGGCCTATCGCCATGCGGTCAGCACCTCGCCGATGCAGTTGTTGAAGAATTTATCGCGTCAGCCGCAAATGCGCCAATGGCTGGTCAGCCTGGGGTTGATTCTGCTGGTGGTGATGTTGATGACCGGCTATGTCTGGTGGGTGCTGGTCGGGCTGGTGGCGGCCGGTGTCGTATTGTATCTGGCTGCTTTGGGGTTGTTGCGCTTTGTCGGTTGGTTGCAACGCCGCAGCCGCGGCTGGCTTAAACTGTCGTTGGCGGCTTTGTTGCGCGAGCCAGGCCTGGTGAAAATTCAGTTAATCTCAATGGGGCTGGTTTTGTTCGTATTGATGTTGATGACTTTTGTGCGCCATGATTTGATGGCCAATTGGCAGGCGTCTTTACCGGCCAATACGCCGGATACCTTTATCGTCAACGTGCAACCGGATCAAAAAGACACGGTGCAAACCGTGTTGAAAGGGGATGGCATTGAAACCAACTTAGTGCCGATGGCGCGAGGGCGCTTGGTCGCAGTGAACGACGAACCGATTCGTGCCCAGGAACAGGAATCCAACCGTGCCAGACGCCTGCTGGAACGGGAATCGAATATCGCCGTGCTGGAAACGCCACCGGCTTACAATGAAATGCTGGCGGAAAGTGAACCGAAACACGGTTTGCCGCAGGTATCGCTGGAAGAAGGCATGGCCGAATTGTTCGGGTTGCAGTTGAACGATGTGCTGACTTTCAGTTTCAGCGGACAGGATTGGCGTTATGAAGTGACCTCGATTCGCAAGGTGCAGTGGCAGAGTTTCCGTTTGAATTTCTTTTTCATTGTGCAACCGGAGGCCGATCGGTTGCTGCCGATTTCCTATATCGGTAACTTTGCGCTGGCAGACCGTTCGGTGGACGTCAATGCGCTGACCCAGCAATTGGCACAACAAGCGCCGGGCGTGTTGCTGATTGATGCCCGGCGCATTCTGACTCAGGTGCAAACCATTATGTCGCAAGCCAGTTGGGCGGTGTCCGGGCTGTATGGCTTTACCTTGCTGGCGAGTTTGATTGTCTTGTTCACCGCCACCATGGCCAGCCAACAAACACGGGTGCAAAGCTGGTTGCTGTTGCGGACCCTGGGGGCGACACAACGCGACATCACCAAAATCGGTTTGATGGAGTTTATTCTGCTCGGTGCCTTGGCCGGGTTACTGGCGGCCACCTTTGCTCAACTCGCCGGTTTGGCGGTCAATCAATTCGTGCTGGAAGTGTCACCGGAATGGAACCCGGAATTGTGGGTGATCAGTGTGGTGAGCGGGGCGATGATTCTGTGGCTGATTGGCTGGCTGACGCAAAAACGTTATTTACGTTTATCGCCGCGCCGAATGGCGCAAAAGTGGTCGGATTGA
- a CDS encoding ABC transporter ATP-binding protein — protein sequence MKEEAVLCLKDVHYHVSSDDEELSIIKGCDLSVQPGEKLSIVGRSGSGKSTLLSLMAGLELPTGGEVRLFGQALNHLDEDRRAQLRALQVGFVFQNFQLMPSMTALENVLMPLELFQVSDADDKALQALDKVGLGHRLSHRPSELSGGEQQRVALARAFVTEPKILFADEPTGNLDETTAEQVQHLLFQLNDELHTTLVLVTHDSDFARQCDRALTLHNGRLQAV from the coding sequence ATGAAAGAAGAAGCCGTTTTGTGCTTGAAGGACGTGCATTACCATGTCTCGTCTGATGATGAAGAGTTATCTATCATAAAGGGCTGCGATTTGTCTGTCCAGCCGGGCGAAAAGCTGTCGATTGTCGGTCGCTCCGGTTCGGGAAAATCCACCTTGTTGTCGTTGATGGCCGGGCTGGAATTGCCGACCGGCGGCGAGGTGCGCTTGTTCGGTCAGGCCCTGAATCACCTCGACGAAGACCGTCGCGCGCAGTTACGGGCCTTGCAGGTAGGATTTGTTTTTCAGAATTTCCAGTTGATGCCGAGCATGACGGCATTGGAAAATGTGCTGATGCCGCTGGAGTTGTTTCAAGTCAGTGATGCTGATGACAAAGCCTTACAGGCCTTGGATAAAGTCGGGCTGGGGCATCGTTTGTCGCACCGGCCGTCGGAACTCTCCGGCGGCGAGCAGCAGCGAGTGGCGCTGGCAAGAGCCTTTGTCACCGAACCGAAAATTCTGTTTGCCGACGAACCCACCGGTAACCTTGACGAAACCACCGCAGAACAGGTTCAGCACTTGCTGTTTCAACTGAATGACGAACTGCACACCACCCTCGTGCTGGTAACACACGACTCCGATTTTGCCCGCCAGTGTGATCGGGCGCTGACCTTGCATAACGGACGGTTACAAGCGGTATGA
- a CDS encoding arylesterase: protein MHVLQAQNGFFFHLRSLLFLTVTLTVLFGYSSVTQAEEKPKAKPAPTEPTLLVLGDSLSAAYGMPVEKGWVALLTQDLKNRNIQVVNASISGETTSGGKSRLPALLKQHQPDWVILELGANDALRGQVLQTTERNLQQMVDMSRQAGAEVLLLGIRLPTNYGPAYDALLQKTFQQVAERNQLLFDPFFLETVVMDPDMAQDDGLHPNAQAQPAILQRVQPLIEQLITQKPAKAA from the coding sequence ATGCACGTCCTTCAAGCACAAAACGGCTTCTTCTTTCATCTTCGCTCTCTTTTGTTTCTGACGGTGACGTTGACCGTTCTGTTTGGTTACTCAAGTGTAACGCAAGCCGAGGAAAAACCCAAAGCAAAACCCGCCCCCACAGAACCGACGCTTCTGGTCTTGGGCGACAGTTTGAGTGCCGCCTACGGTATGCCGGTGGAAAAAGGTTGGGTGGCGCTGCTGACACAGGATTTAAAAAACCGAAACATTCAAGTGGTGAACGCCAGCATCAGCGGCGAAACCACCTCTGGCGGCAAAAGCCGCTTACCCGCCTTACTGAAACAACATCAACCGGATTGGGTGATTCTGGAACTGGGGGCCAACGATGCCTTGCGCGGCCAGGTGTTGCAAACCACCGAACGCAACCTGCAACAGATGGTGGACATGAGCCGCCAAGCCGGTGCCGAGGTGTTGCTGCTTGGCATTCGTCTGCCCACCAATTACGGCCCGGCCTACGATGCGTTACTGCAAAAGACTTTTCAGCAAGTCGCCGAACGCAACCAACTGCTCTTTGACCCGTTTTTCTTGGAAACGGTGGTGATGGACCCGGATATGGCGCAAGACGATGGCCTACACCCAAACGCTCAAGCCCAGCCGGCCATACTCCAACGCGTGCAACCGCTGATTGAACAGCTCATTACCCAAAAACCGGCCAAAGCCGCCTAA